A region from the Benincasa hispida cultivar B227 chromosome 10, ASM972705v1, whole genome shotgun sequence genome encodes:
- the LOC120087695 gene encoding probable carboxylesterase 2: MDSDAVAGDEVVFEFLPVFRVFQSGRVERLFPTDRLPPSTDPLTGVQSKDILIDPQTQLSVRIYLPHISDSTKKLPLLIYIHGGAFAIGSVASPIYHPHLISLAAESNAVAVSVEYRLAPENPLPAAYDDAWAAVEWAASHSNGDGAEIWLNQHADFSRVFVIGDSAGANISYNVVDRASESDNGPKGMKIIGLGLVHPFFMIDKPDKLIEYVFPTSAGLEDPRMNPWANPRLGKLRCERVLILAAELDSLKDRARGIHAALRESGFEGSVEIEETEGKDHVFHLLKPETEKAVALVKKIASFTQSA, encoded by the coding sequence ATGGATTCCGACGCCGTCGCCGGAGATGAGGTCGTCTTCGAATTCCTCCCCGTCTTCCGCGTCTTCCAAAGCGGCCGCGTCGAGAGGCTCTTCCCCACCGACCGCCTTCCACCGTCCACCGATCCACTCACCGGCGTCCAATCCAAAGACATCCTCATCGATCCACAAACCCAACTCTCCGTACGGATATACCTCCCACATATTTCAGACTCCACCAAGAAACTCCCGCTTCTAATTTACATCCACGGTGGCGCCTTCGCCATCGGCTCCGTCGCATCGCCGATCTACCACCCCCACCTCATCTCCCTCGCCGCCGAATCCAACGCCGTCGCTGTCTCGGTAGAATACCGTCTGGCGCCGGAAAATCCTCTCCCAGCGGCGTACGACGACGCGTGGGCGGCGGTGGAATGGGCGGCGTCGCATTCCAATGGCGACGGCGCGGAGATTTGGCTGAACCAACACGCTGATTTCAGCCGCGTATTTGTTATTGGGGATAGCGCTGGTGCAAACATTTCGTACAATGTAGTGGACCGGGCCAGCGAGAGTGATAATGGGCCGAAGGGAATGAAGATAATTGGGCTGGGCCTAGTTCATCCGTTTTTCATGATTGATAAGCCCGATAAGTTGATAGAGTATGTTTTCCCCACGTCAGCGGGTTTGGAGGATCCGAGGATGAACCCGTGGGCCAACCCGAGACTTGGGAAGCTACGGTGTGAGCGCGTGTTAATACTTGCAGCGGAACTTGATTCGTTAAAGGATAGGGCGCGTGGGATTCACGCAGCCTTAAGGGAGAGTGGATTTGAAGGGTCGGTGGAGATTGAGGAGACTGAAGGGAAAGACCACGTGTTTCATTTGCTTAAACCCGAGACAGAGAAGGCTGTTGCATTGGTAAAAAAGATAGCGTCCTTTACCCAATCAGCATAA